The Sander vitreus isolate 19-12246 chromosome 5, sanVit1, whole genome shotgun sequence genome includes a region encoding these proteins:
- the b3galt8 gene encoding beta-1,3-galactosyltransferase 2, producing MRRACLWTLVKCLSVSGLLVLSAHIFTVRRKDPATPSPLPAAEYRLLSPDTYEYTLTPAAVFRDTPPFLLLLVPVSPGEAAARDAVRQTWGAPGRDSRALFFVGLPEGGRGSGVQAQLEEESRTHADIVQMDFQDSYHNLTIKTLMMMSWLATRCPNASYAMKVDADIFVNVFLLLRRLRSSPRRGFISGSVISDGRPRRDSSSKWSVSEELYPADSFPPYLSGAGYVFSADMAARISWVSRFVRMLPLEDVYVGLCLRVLAVQPVYSRSLLPPRNLFEIRHLEYDRCTFAKLIIVNGFTPSQLLHMWQDFSSGHSSC from the coding sequence ATGAGGAGGGCGTGTCTCTGGACGTTGGTGAAATGTCTCAGTGTGTCCGGCCTGCTCGTCCTGTCTGCTCACATCTTCACCGTGAGGAGGAAAGATCCGGCGACGCCGAGCCCCCTCCCAGCCGCCGAGTACCGGCTCCTATCCCCAGACACCTACGAGTACACCCTGACCCCGGCCGCTGTGTTCAGGGACACCCCCCCCTTCCTGCTCCTTCTGGTCCCTGTGTCCCCTGGGGAGGCTGCAGCTAGGGACGCCGTCAGGCAGACATGGGGGGCTCCAGGGCGGGACAGCCGAGCTCTGTTCTTCGTGGGGCTCCCTGAGGGGGGCCGGGGCTCCGGTGTCCAGGcccagctggaggaggagagcagGACACACGCAGACATCGTCCAGATGGACTTCCAGGACAGCTACCACAACCTGACCATCAAGACCCTGATGATGATGAGCTGGCTGGCCACCCGCTGCCCCAACGCCTCCTACGCCATGAAGGTGGACGCAGACATCTTCGTCAACGTCTTCCTCCTGCTCCGCAGGCTGAGGAGCTCGCCGCGGCGGGGCTTCATCAGCGGCTCTGTGATCAGTGATGGCCGGCCCCGCAGggacagcagcagcaaatgGAGTGTGTCGGAGGAGCTGTACCCCGCCGACAGCTTCCCCCCGTACCTGTCCGGAGCTGGCTACGTCTTCTCGGCAGACATGGCGGCCAGGATCTCCTGGGTGTCCCGGTTCGTCCGGATGCTCCCCCTTGAGGACGTGTACGTGGGCCTGTGTCTGCGCGTGCTGGCCGTGCAGCCGGTGTACTCCCGCAGCCTGCTGCCCCCCAGGAACCTGTTTGAGATCCGACACCTGGAATACGACAGGTGCACCTTCGCCAAACTGATCATTGTCAACGGTTTCACGCCGTCCCAGCTGCTGCACATGTGGCAGGACTTCTCCTCAGGCCACAGCAGCTGTTGA